The Spirosoma oryzicola genome contains the following window.
ATTGGAGGTAATACAGTTGTTCTTTTCTATTCTTAAATTATTGATAATCAGTGTATTGTTCGAGAACTGGCTTTGGTGAGTAGTTGTGGCACCATCTTAGCCTCAGAAGTTAATCAGTACCCCATCCTCTAAAACTTACTACTTATGAAAGCCTTTATTCCGCAACAGTATCTGTGTGTAGAACACCTCGACTTAGATCGATGGGTCACAATCACTCGGTTCTTCGACTGTTATGAACTCATTCTGATTCGGTCAGGAAGAGGTCAGTATCTGGTTAACGATGAGCAATTTTCTTATCGATCAGGCGATGTTTTCTTGTTGTGCGCGCAGGACCAATATAGGTTTCTGATAACACAGCAAACGAGTCTTTACAGATTGTGTTTCTCACCACTCTACATCGCTAGCTTACTAGCCACAAACGATCAATTATGGAATTATATCAGCAGTACTACTTTGCGGGGCCTGGGGTCAATTGCCAGCGAAGTCACTGATCAGGTCAATTTACGGGTGCTGGTTTCAATGATGCTATCGGAAGAACGCAGCCTTCGTCCCCTGATGGATAATCCTCTTGTTGAATCACTGATGAAGATTATTCTGAGTTTG
Protein-coding sequences here:
- a CDS encoding AraC family transcriptional regulator, producing the protein MKAFIPQQYLCVEHLDLDRWVTITRFFDCYELILIRSGRGQYLVNDEQFSYRSGDVFLLCAQDQYRFLITQQTSLYRLCFSPLYIASLLATNDQLWNYISSTTLRGLGSIASEVTDQVNLRVLVSMMLSEERSLRPLMDNPLVESLMKIILSLVDRLLSEQGTVATSHKTFSSNLSRQIIAYISQHIGEPDRLRMDTIADTFNYSPGHLSALFKQQVGDSIQQFIIRHKLKLVAIKLRQTPLTISQIADEFGFTDVCHLNKLFKRYYKHTPTTYRQILSA